The sequence below is a genomic window from Oscillospiraceae bacterium.
CGGCGTACTCCATAAACCTGGCGTTCTCGGCCCGGCGCCTGTCGGTGCGGCGGGACAGCGAGCGGTAAAACGCGTAGACCAGCACCAGCGTGGCCAGCCAGGAGAGGGGGGCGAAGCGGGTCAGCCCTGAGACGACATAGAGCGCCAGGTAGACCCCCACCAGGAACATGGAGAGCTGATCGCCGCCGTATCGCCCATACATGAATTTTCTGAGCCAATTCATAGCGCCGGTATCTCCTTTATGGAAGGAACCCCGGCGGGCCGCGCAGGGAGGGCGGGCCCGCCGGAGATCCTTACGAATTTCTTAACATGGTAATGATAGCGCGGCGCCGCCGCCCCGTCAAGGAAGCAAACGTAAACAATGTGTGAATTGTGCTTGCGCAGGGCCGGAAAACCCGCTATACTACTAGAAAACGTGACGTGGAGGGGCGCATATGGGACGCATTGACAAGGAGAATTACTATCTGGACATCGCCGAGACCGTGGCCGAGCGCTCCACCTGCCTGCGCCGGTGCTACGGGGCCATCATCGTCAAGAACGACGAGATCGTGGCCACAGGCTACAACGGCGCGCCCCGGGGGCGGATCAACTGCGTGGATCTGAGCTACTGCACCCGGGAGGCGCTGAACATCCCCTCGGGGCAGCGCTACGAGCTGTGCCGCTCGGTCCACGCCGAGGCCAACGCCATCATCTCCGCCGCCCGGAGCGAGACCCTGGGGGCCACCCTGTACATGAGCTGCAAGGACCCCGACACCGGGGCGCTGATCCCGGGCTCCTCCTCCTGCTCCATGTGCCGCAGGCAGATCATCAACGCGGGGATCGAGCGGGTGGTCATCCGGGACACCAAGACCGAGTACCGGGTGGTGATGGTTCAGGAGTGGATCGAGGAGGACGACTCCCTGCCCCGGCACTGCTGAGCGGGGGCGGGCCTTACGCCGGGAGAGCGAATCGAAAAAAGCGGACCGGCTGCGCCAGCCGGTCCGCTTTTTTTATTGCTACGCAATAAAAAGTGCCATGTCGGCGTCCCGCCGACGGCTAAAATCTCAGGCATGGCCCCAGAGGGGCCATATGCCGTAAAAAATAGTGCAAAGCGCTATTTTTTATTCCCGCTGCCTCGCCGCGCGGTGCTCCCAGTCCAGCAGGGCCCGCAGGGTGCCCTGCCCCCGGCGGTCCAGGGTCCGGTAGCGCTCCAGCAGGGAGCGCTCCTCCTCCGTAAAGACGCCCGGCGGCTCCGGGGTCTCGGTCCGGCAGAAGAGGTAATCCAGGCTCACACCGTAGAAGTCCGCCAGGGCCAGGAGGGTCTCGTAGCCAAGCTGGCGCTTGCCCGCCTCGTAGAGGGCGTAGGCCGAGCGGGAGATATTCAGCGCGTCGGCCACCTCCTGCTGCGTCAGCCTCCGGGCCAGTCTCAGACTTTTGAGCCGCTGACAGATCATAAGACCACCCCCCGCCACCTTCGTTATTTTAGAATTATACAAGTTTGTGCTTTTATTAAATAGGCCGCGTTACAATTAGTCTCATTATGCCCGTGCACGGCGGGGCTAAATCCTTGACAGTGCGACAAAATGAAACTATAATAGAAAAAACACAGACGGTGGGGAGGGGGCGTGCGGATGAAGGAGACCAAGGCCGGCCGGCACCGCCGGGCGGACGCCCAGGCGGCGGCGCTCTCCTGCGCCCTGGTGGCGGGGACGGCGGCGGGCGTCTACCTGGCCTGCACCCTGCTGCCCCCCGGCGGGCGGGGCGCGGCGGCCGTCCTGGTGGCGGCGGTGTTCTGCGCGGCGGGGGCGGCGCTGTGCTGGGTCTGCTTTCGGCGCATCTCCAACCCCACCTACCGGGACATGGCCAACACCGACCAGCTCACCGGCCTGAAGAGCCGCAACGCCTTTGAGATCGACCTGAAAAACCTGCACGCCGGGTCCGGGTGGCGGCGGGCGGGCTTCGTGCTGGTGGATTTGGACAACCTCAAGCAGGTCAACGACAGCCTGGGCCACACGGCGGGGGACGCCTATCTGCGCAGCGCGGCGGACGCGCTCTACGCCGCCGCCCACGGGGTGGGCATGTCGGTGTACCGGGTGGGGGGCGACGAGTTCGCCGTACTGATGCTGGAGGCCGACCAGGCGGCGCTGGAGGCGCTGGGCCAGTGCGCGGCCGAGCGCTTCGCCCGCGCGGCCCAGGACTGGCCGGTGGCCCTCTCGCTCTCCGTGGGCTGCGCCGTGTTCGACGGGGCGCGGGAGCGCAACCTCTACGACACCTACCGGCAGGCCGATCTGCGCATGTACGCCCACAAGCGGGAGCGCCGGGCGCCGGAGGAACAGCCGTAAATAACCATAATTTAGTATGCGCGGGGCTTTTTGGCCCCGCGCGTTTTCATACGGGGCAGGATTTTATGTTACGGGCGCGAATGTTCTTGACAGGAAAGCGTCGGGGTTCTAAAATAGATTAGGTGTAGTCTTTTGAAAAACGAG
It includes:
- a CDS encoding Zn-finger containing protein gives rise to the protein MNWLRKFMYGRYGGDQLSMFLVGVYLALYVVSGLTRFAPLSWLATLVLVYAFYRSLSRRTDRRRAENARFMEYAGPVIRWFRLRRTIRRDKDHCYFKCPNCGQRLRVPRGKGKITVTCRNCGVSFEEKS
- a CDS encoding cytidine deaminase; the encoded protein is MGRIDKENYYLDIAETVAERSTCLRRCYGAIIVKNDEIVATGYNGAPRGRINCVDLSYCTREALNIPSGQRYELCRSVHAEANAIISAARSETLGATLYMSCKDPDTGALIPGSSSCSMCRRQIINAGIERVVIRDTKTEYRVVMVQEWIEEDDSLPRHC